The following are encoded in a window of Flavobacterium cupriresistens genomic DNA:
- a CDS encoding bile acid:sodium symporter family protein, with product MKKLLEVLKKAGFDGFLLMIATMILMAYFLPKPGMVKEPVSLEEIANAGVSLIFLFYGLRLSVEKLKAGLSNWKMHIVVQLTTFLFFPLIVLAFRPLFVNNGFELLWLGVFFLAALPSTVSSSVVMVSIAKGNIPAAIFNASISSLIGVVVTPLWVGLFIASATGDFDVTQIGTKLILQVLLPVIIGISLNSRFGAIAEKYKKQLKYFDQAVILTIIYTSFCKSFSQHLFEGFTALELAGLAAGMMVLFFTVFFCVGLLSRLFGFSDEDRITVLFCGSKKSLVHGTVMSKVLFQHSTITGIVLLPLMLYHALQLIAASIIAQGMARRKEV from the coding sequence TTGAAGAAATTATTAGAAGTATTAAAAAAAGCAGGTTTCGACGGTTTCCTGCTAATGATAGCCACCATGATTCTGATGGCTTATTTTTTGCCAAAGCCAGGCATGGTCAAAGAACCTGTTTCACTGGAAGAGATTGCCAATGCTGGCGTTTCCTTGATTTTCTTATTTTATGGCTTACGACTGAGTGTTGAGAAACTAAAAGCCGGACTTTCCAACTGGAAAATGCACATTGTCGTCCAGTTGACAACCTTTTTATTTTTTCCGCTCATTGTTTTGGCATTTCGTCCGTTGTTTGTCAATAACGGTTTCGAACTACTTTGGCTAGGTGTATTTTTTCTGGCAGCTTTGCCGTCTACAGTATCCTCTTCGGTGGTCATGGTTTCCATCGCCAAGGGAAACATTCCCGCAGCCATTTTCAATGCGAGTATTTCCAGTTTGATCGGAGTAGTGGTTACGCCGCTCTGGGTTGGGCTGTTTATAGCTTCTGCAACAGGTGATTTTGATGTCACTCAAATCGGCACAAAGTTGATTCTGCAAGTCTTGCTGCCCGTCATCATTGGTATAAGCCTCAATTCCCGTTTCGGCGCTATTGCCGAAAAATACAAGAAGCAGCTCAAATATTTCGATCAGGCAGTTATTCTAACAATTATTTACACGTCGTTTTGCAAGTCATTTTCCCAACATCTTTTTGAAGGCTTCACCGCCCTTGAACTTGCCGGGCTCGCTGCAGGGATGATGGTATTGTTTTTTACCGTATTCTTTTGTGTCGGACTACTCAGCCGCCTGTTTGGTTTTTCAGATGAAGATCGTATCACTGTCTTATTCTGTGGGTCTAAAAAGTCATTGGTACACGGCACTGTTATGTCAAAAGTACTTTTTCAACACAGTACCATCACCGGCATCGTATTGCTGCCACTCATGCTTTATCATGCCTTGCAATTGATTGCTGCTAGTATCATCGCTCAGGGTATGGCTCGCCGAAAAGAAGTATAA
- a CDS encoding DUF1852 domain-containing protein, giving the protein MKANIQENRGIHEKQDIENTQNTIKNDFAFTLESTCLDENYHPSSQTRLTTNFANLARGANRQQNLRNALNMINNRFNALAHLDNPKADRYLVELEIITVTMRIDDKNSINNLPLIEVLKTNIFDHKTGQQIEGIAGNNFSSYVRDYDFSILLIEHNKDKSNFCIPENFGDLHGKLYKCFVNSATYKEHFKMSPIICLSVSTNKTYTRTEYQHPVLGFEYLQDQYSITDEYFSKMGLKVRFFMPPNSVAPMAFYHSGDLLADYTDLGLISSISTMETFQKIYRAEIYNANSVAGKIYQPSLKHEDYSLTRVVYDREERSQLAVEQGKYAEEHFIKPYKSLLEQWSANFTL; this is encoded by the coding sequence ATGAAAGCGAACATACAAGAAAATAGGGGAATACACGAAAAGCAGGATATTGAAAACACCCAGAATACAATCAAGAATGATTTTGCATTCACACTAGAGAGTACTTGTTTAGATGAAAACTATCACCCCTCAAGTCAAACGCGTTTGACAACCAATTTTGCCAACTTGGCTAGGGGAGCTAATCGCCAACAAAACTTACGTAATGCCTTAAATATGATTAACAATCGATTCAATGCATTGGCTCATCTGGATAATCCAAAAGCGGATCGTTATCTTGTAGAACTTGAAATCATCACAGTAACGATGCGTATTGATGATAAGAATAGTATTAACAATCTGCCGTTGATTGAAGTTTTAAAAACGAATATTTTTGACCACAAGACGGGTCAGCAGATCGAAGGTATTGCCGGAAATAATTTTTCTTCTTATGTTCGTGATTATGATTTCAGTATTTTATTGATCGAGCACAATAAAGATAAATCTAATTTTTGCATTCCTGAAAATTTTGGTGATTTGCACGGAAAACTTTATAAGTGCTTTGTGAATTCAGCCACTTATAAAGAGCACTTTAAGATGTCACCGATCATTTGTCTAAGTGTATCGACCAACAAAACTTATACGCGCACGGAGTATCAGCATCCGGTTCTGGGTTTTGAGTATCTGCAGGATCAGTATTCTATCACGGATGAATATTTCTCTAAAATGGGCTTAAAAGTTCGTTTTTTCATGCCTCCGAATAGTGTGGCACCAATGGCTTTTTATCATTCCGGAGATCTACTTGCTGATTATACTGATCTTGGACTAATCAGCTCAATCAGCACGATGGAGACTTTCCAGAAGATTTACCGCGCTGAAATTTACAACGCAAATTCAGTGGCTGGGAAAATCTATCAACCTAGTCTTAAACACGAAGATTATTCACTGACTCGCGTAGTTTATGACCGCGAAGAGCGCAGCCAATTGGCTGTTGAACAGGGTAAATATGCAGAAGAGCATTTCATTAAGCCTTACAAAAGTCTCCTGGAACAATGGTCTGCTAATTTTACCCTTTAA
- a CDS encoding methionine synthase — MKKLLLPTSIVGSLPKPAWLAPPQKLWSPWKLEGDQLLEGKQDALRISLQEQQLADLDIICDGEQTRQHFVTTFIEHLSGVDFENRKTVKIRNRYDASVPVVVGEIARQKAVFVEDAKFLRKQTNKPIKWALPGPLTMVDTLYDDHYKSREKLAWEFAKALNEEARELQDAGVNIIQFDEPAFNVFFDEVNDWGMAALERAIEGLHCQTAVHICYGYGIQANTDWKKTLGSEWRQYEEIFPKIQKSKIDIVSLECHNSNVPLDLMELVRGKKVMVGAIDVATNTIETPEEVADTLRKALEFVDAENLYPSTNCGMAPLSRNVASGKLSALSAGAEIIRKELGI; from the coding sequence ATGAAGAAATTATTATTACCCACCTCTATTGTTGGAAGTTTACCCAAACCTGCCTGGCTTGCACCACCCCAAAAACTTTGGTCACCATGGAAATTAGAAGGCGATCAGCTACTTGAAGGGAAGCAAGATGCTTTACGCATTTCACTTCAGGAACAACAATTGGCAGATCTGGATATCATTTGTGACGGCGAGCAGACACGCCAGCATTTTGTAACGACTTTTATCGAGCATTTAAGCGGTGTAGATTTTGAAAATCGCAAAACAGTAAAAATCCGTAACCGTTATGACGCGAGTGTTCCAGTGGTTGTAGGGGAGATTGCACGTCAAAAAGCAGTTTTTGTTGAAGATGCTAAGTTTTTACGTAAACAGACTAATAAGCCTATAAAATGGGCATTGCCAGGCCCTCTGACAATGGTAGACACCTTGTACGACGACCATTATAAAAGCCGGGAAAAATTGGCGTGGGAATTTGCGAAAGCACTCAATGAAGAAGCAAGAGAACTTCAAGACGCGGGGGTAAATATTATCCAGTTTGATGAACCTGCATTTAATGTGTTCTTTGATGAAGTAAACGATTGGGGAATGGCAGCATTAGAAAGAGCCATTGAAGGTTTACACTGTCAAACCGCGGTTCATATTTGCTATGGTTATGGAATACAAGCAAATACGGATTGGAAAAAGACATTAGGTTCAGAGTGGCGACAATACGAAGAAATTTTTCCGAAAATTCAAAAATCTAAAATTGATATCGTGTCTTTAGAATGTCACAACTCCAATGTGCCTTTAGATTTAATGGAACTAGTTCGCGGTAAAAAAGTGATGGTCGGTGCTATTGATGTGGCAACCAACACTATCGAAACACCGGAAGAAGTAGCGGATACCCTGCGTAAAGCGCTTGAGTTTGTAGATGCCGAAAATCTTTACCCTTCTACAAACTGCGGTATGGCCCCGCTATCTCGAAACGTAGCTAGTGGCAAGTTAAGTGCTTTAAGCGCAGGAGCAGAAATTATACGAAAAGAACTTGGGATTTAG
- a CDS encoding amino acid permease, with protein sequence MKNNQDTVQENQLKRGLTNRHIQLIALGGSIGTGLFLGIGPAAVLAGPSVILGYAIAGIIAFFIMRQLGEMVVEEPVSGSFSYFAYKYCGSFAGFASGWNYWILYILVSMAELTAIGVYVQFWWPEIPLWASSLFFFLIINALNFASVKVYGETEFWFSIIKVVAIIAMILFGIYLLISGTGGEHATIHNLYNDGGFFPKGFFEKTATGDFQGLLAAMALIMFSFGGLELIGITAAEAENPEKNIPKATNQVIYRILIFYVGALVILFALSPWQQITTDSSPFVMVFQNLNGMEFELFGKKIFFTSLIANVLNLIVLTAALSVYNSSVYSNSRMLFGLADQGNAPKFLKKLNKQSVPVNAILISSCFAAICIVVNKVIPEEAFSILMSLVVSCLIINWVMISYTHLQFRRAKDKENTKTKFASIFYPVSNYICFVFLLGILAIMWITNMKISVELIPIWLGILFVFYKVSKTKK encoded by the coding sequence GTGAAAAATAATCAAGATACTGTACAAGAGAATCAACTTAAACGCGGACTAACTAACCGACACATTCAGTTAATTGCCTTAGGCGGATCGATAGGAACAGGTCTTTTCCTCGGTATTGGTCCAGCAGCCGTATTAGCAGGGCCATCTGTTATTTTAGGATATGCGATTGCCGGAATTATTGCTTTTTTTATAATGAGACAACTTGGTGAAATGGTTGTTGAAGAACCGGTATCAGGAAGTTTTAGCTATTTTGCCTATAAATATTGTGGTTCTTTTGCAGGTTTTGCATCAGGTTGGAATTATTGGATTTTGTATATTTTAGTTAGTATGGCCGAACTTACAGCTATTGGAGTTTATGTGCAGTTTTGGTGGCCTGAAATTCCCTTGTGGGCATCCAGTTTATTTTTCTTCCTGATTATTAACGCTTTAAATTTTGCTTCCGTAAAAGTGTATGGAGAAACAGAATTTTGGTTTTCAATTATAAAAGTGGTTGCCATTATTGCCATGATTCTTTTTGGTATTTATCTACTGATAAGTGGAACAGGAGGAGAGCACGCTACGATTCATAATTTATACAACGATGGTGGTTTCTTTCCAAAAGGTTTCTTTGAAAAAACAGCAACTGGTGATTTTCAAGGTTTATTGGCCGCAATGGCACTGATTATGTTCTCCTTTGGAGGTTTAGAACTCATTGGAATTACCGCTGCAGAGGCCGAAAATCCGGAAAAGAACATTCCAAAAGCAACCAATCAGGTTATTTATAGAATCCTTATATTTTATGTTGGAGCATTGGTCATTTTATTTGCTTTGTCGCCTTGGCAGCAAATTACTACAGACAGCAGTCCGTTTGTAATGGTTTTTCAAAATTTAAACGGAATGGAGTTTGAGCTCTTTGGCAAGAAAATATTTTTCACCAGCCTTATAGCCAATGTGCTTAATTTAATTGTATTAACCGCCGCTTTATCCGTATACAATAGCAGTGTATACAGCAACTCACGAATGTTATTTGGTTTAGCAGATCAAGGCAATGCGCCAAAGTTTTTAAAGAAGCTGAACAAACAATCAGTACCTGTTAATGCTATTTTAATTTCTTCCTGTTTTGCAGCGATCTGTATTGTAGTAAATAAAGTAATTCCAGAAGAAGCTTTTAGCATTTTAATGTCTTTAGTGGTGTCTTGCTTGATTATTAACTGGGTTATGATTTCATATACCCATCTACAATTTAGACGTGCGAAAGACAAAGAAAACACAAAAACTAAATTTGCTTCTATATTTTACCCAGTAAGCAATTACATCTGTTTTGTGTTTTTATTAGGTATTTTAGCCATTATGTGGATTACGAATATGAAGATATCTGTAGAATTAATTCCTATTTGGTTGGGGATTTTATTTGTATTTTATAAGGTTTCTAAAACGAAAAAATAG
- a CDS encoding helix-turn-helix domain-containing protein, whose amino-acid sequence MEQKIHQGRNVKRFREMLNIKQEALAYDLGEDWNQKKISMLEQKDVIEDNLLKQISAVLKIPVEAFQNFDEEQAINIISNTFHDTQGLINYSPTFNNDPIDKLIKLHEEKIALYERMLKEKDEMMVRLEKLIGK is encoded by the coding sequence ATGGAACAGAAAATACATCAGGGAAGAAACGTAAAACGTTTTAGAGAAATGCTTAACATAAAGCAAGAAGCATTGGCTTATGATCTAGGCGAAGACTGGAACCAAAAGAAAATTTCTATGCTGGAGCAAAAAGATGTAATTGAAGACAATCTGTTGAAACAAATTTCGGCTGTATTAAAAATTCCTGTTGAAGCTTTTCAGAATTTTGATGAGGAACAGGCGATTAATATTATTTCTAATACATTTCATGATACTCAAGGCTTGATTAATTATAGCCCAACTTTCAATAATGATCCAATCGATAAATTGATTAAACTTCACGAAGAAAAGATTGCTTTGTATGAGCGTATGTTGAAGGAGAAAGATGAGATGATGGTGAGGCTTGAGAAATTGATTGGTAAATAA
- a CDS encoding nitroreductase family protein, with product MNLIENLKWRYAAKAYSALKVTEEKVDQILEAINLSASSCGLQSYRIFVVSNPEIQKKLGADSYNGQISSCSHLLVFAAFNDVTPTYIDDYMAMTEKQRGLEAGALSGFRNGLHSYFSAINTEQKVLWAAKQAYIALGTALIAAAELKVDATPIEGFNASLIDEVLGLQEKGLHSAVILALGYRDLEKDYMATTKKVRLPIDEMITKVY from the coding sequence ATGAATTTGATAGAAAATTTAAAATGGCGTTACGCCGCAAAAGCCTACAGCGCCCTTAAAGTAACAGAAGAAAAGGTTGATCAGATATTAGAAGCTATAAATCTTTCAGCATCTTCTTGTGGTCTGCAGTCTTACCGTATTTTTGTTGTAAGCAACCCGGAAATCCAAAAAAAATTAGGTGCTGACTCGTATAATGGACAGATTAGCTCCTGCTCTCATTTGTTGGTTTTTGCTGCATTTAATGACGTGACTCCGACTTACATTGACGATTACATGGCAATGACAGAAAAGCAAAGAGGTCTTGAAGCCGGTGCCTTATCAGGATTTAGAAATGGATTACATTCCTATTTTAGCGCTATTAACACAGAGCAAAAAGTTCTTTGGGCTGCCAAACAGGCTTATATTGCACTAGGAACAGCACTTATTGCTGCGGCAGAATTGAAAGTGGACGCCACTCCTATCGAAGGATTTAATGCTTCTCTTATCGATGAAGTTTTGGGTTTACAAGAGAAAGGGCTACATTCCGCAGTTATTCTTGCTTTAGGATACCGTGATTTGGAAAAAGACTATATGGCAACTACGAAAAAAGTTCGTTTGCCTATAGATGAAATGATAACGAAAGTATATTAA
- a CDS encoding N-6 DNA methylase — translation MKLKISEIKEIITFLGFKQQEGEKNIFYKAHKNHKDYIIKVDFDKENIDYGTKIKLGDLTTSNFENSENFVVLECVDRILQKGYPPEKLSLEYKWPMGRKEKGKLDILITNSDNKAYLMIECKTWGSEYENEKKKMQRDGGQLFSYFQQDKAAQYLCLYASRFNSGKIEFINDIVQVDEQWTVLSNQKEIFDHWNKNFKDNGIFESWANAYDIEIKALTRNRLKELTEEDSSRIFHQFAEILRHNVVSDKSNAFNKIFNLFLCKIVDEDCKPEEELSFQWLESDNNEELQKRLSDLYKKGMREYLTKEVTDYNDDQVSEKLYALDPDVREQIREMFTRVRLHKNNEFAFKEVFDEKSFLENASVVKEVVELLQPFQIRYGHKQQFLGDFFELLLSTGVKQEAGQFFTPVPIAKFIVSSLPMAELIKDKINNDETQFLPYIIDYAAGSGHFLTETMDEVQTIIENIDADKQRPSVRSKLKSWRESSFDWAYDYVYGIEADYRLVKTAKVSCFLNGDGLANVIHADGLDHFQKSIEYIGKLKEVNSDDSKDNGQFDILVANPPYSVSAFKNSLKNGDESFELFNKITDSSSEIECLFIERTKQLLKVGGFAGVILPSSILSKSGIYEDARDIIFKYFKIKSIVQFGKNTFADTGTTTSTFFMERRDNNDWKKIENYITKFFKSPKDLTINNIENAFSTYVENTFTNINIDDYISFISQNPNENVLEDEKFIEYKISFNELTEIKQFKQKKNFTDLDSKQQEQIINKMFFDKVISIEKIKILFFLLTYSQEVIIVNVGEKKAEKDFIGYEISKRRGYEGLKLYRTVDGTMKSKLYSETTKLDEKKVSTYIYKSFLNESLPIDSSLSKNVTRIELFNLMNFNAFHFEKELNLIPRKDVIFKTKWPLSPIKKLSIDIINGNTPSKQDVSYWSENDIPWLNIPEFPKDTIYVNSSNLYVSNKALEDRKVRIIPVNSVLISCTATIGRVAINTIQITTNQQINAIICNEEEIYPEYLGHFLNMYGYRMADLVNNPGVKHVNLGVLKSFKIPHPPKNIQQKIIDEITIIEKDVNMKSSILKTKRENVLKKYLE, via the coding sequence ATGAAACTCAAAATATCGGAAATAAAAGAAATCATTACTTTTCTTGGTTTTAAACAGCAAGAAGGAGAGAAAAATATTTTCTATAAAGCACATAAAAATCACAAAGACTATATAATCAAAGTTGACTTTGATAAGGAAAATATTGATTACGGAACAAAAATTAAACTTGGTGACTTGACAACTAGTAACTTTGAGAACAGCGAAAACTTTGTTGTTTTAGAATGTGTTGACAGAATTTTACAAAAAGGTTATCCGCCAGAAAAGCTCTCATTAGAGTATAAATGGCCTATGGGAAGAAAAGAAAAAGGAAAATTAGACATACTTATCACAAATTCAGACAATAAAGCATATTTGATGATTGAGTGTAAGACTTGGGGCAGTGAATACGAAAATGAAAAAAAGAAAATGCAGAGAGATGGAGGACAGCTATTTTCTTACTTCCAACAAGATAAAGCAGCCCAATATTTATGTCTATATGCTTCGAGGTTTAACTCTGGAAAAATTGAGTTTATAAACGATATTGTCCAAGTTGATGAGCAATGGACAGTATTGAGCAATCAAAAAGAAATATTTGACCATTGGAATAAAAACTTTAAAGATAATGGTATTTTTGAGAGTTGGGCCAATGCATATGATATTGAAATTAAAGCACTAACTCGAAACAGATTAAAAGAACTTACAGAAGAAGATAGTAGTCGTATTTTTCATCAATTTGCAGAAATTTTAAGGCATAATGTAGTTTCAGATAAGTCAAATGCATTTAATAAAATTTTTAATTTATTTCTTTGCAAAATTGTTGATGAAGATTGTAAACCAGAAGAAGAGTTAAGTTTTCAATGGTTAGAATCTGATAATAATGAAGAACTTCAAAAAAGACTTTCAGACCTATATAAAAAAGGGATGAGAGAATATCTGACTAAAGAAGTTACAGATTATAATGATGACCAAGTAAGTGAGAAACTTTACGCTCTTGACCCCGATGTAAGAGAACAAATAAGAGAAATGTTTACTCGTGTTAGACTTCACAAAAATAATGAATTTGCCTTCAAAGAAGTATTTGACGAAAAATCTTTTTTAGAGAATGCATCTGTAGTAAAAGAAGTAGTAGAATTATTACAACCTTTTCAAATTCGTTATGGTCATAAACAACAGTTTTTAGGAGACTTTTTTGAATTATTATTAAGTACTGGTGTAAAGCAAGAAGCAGGTCAATTTTTCACTCCTGTACCAATTGCAAAATTTATTGTTTCATCATTGCCTATGGCAGAACTTATTAAAGATAAAATCAATAATGATGAAACACAATTTCTACCTTACATTATTGATTATGCGGCTGGTAGTGGGCACTTTTTAACTGAAACTATGGACGAGGTTCAAACAATAATTGAAAACATTGATGCAGACAAACAACGTCCGTCTGTTAGATCAAAATTAAAAAGTTGGAGAGAATCTTCATTTGATTGGGCTTATGACTATGTTTATGGAATAGAAGCTGATTATCGTTTAGTAAAAACAGCGAAAGTAAGTTGTTTTTTAAATGGTGATGGTTTAGCTAATGTAATTCACGCTGATGGCTTAGACCATTTTCAAAAAAGCATAGAATATATAGGTAAATTAAAAGAAGTTAACAGTGATGATTCCAAAGACAATGGTCAATTTGATATTCTTGTTGCTAATCCTCCATATTCAGTTTCCGCTTTTAAAAACTCGTTAAAAAATGGCGATGAATCATTTGAATTATTTAATAAAATAACTGATAGTAGTTCTGAGATAGAATGTTTATTCATTGAAAGAACAAAACAATTACTAAAGGTTGGTGGTTTTGCAGGTGTCATATTACCTAGTTCAATTTTAAGTAAGTCAGGTATTTATGAAGATGCTCGTGATATTATTTTTAAATACTTTAAAATTAAATCCATAGTACAATTTGGAAAAAATACATTTGCTGATACTGGTACCACAACTTCTACTTTCTTTATGGAAAGAAGAGATAATAATGATTGGAAAAAAATTGAAAATTATATCACTAAATTTTTTAAATCTCCAAAAGACTTAACTATAAATAATATTGAAAATGCATTTTCAACTTACGTTGAAAATACATTTACCAATATTAATATTGATGATTATATAAGTTTCATTAGTCAAAATCCAAATGAAAACGTACTAGAAGACGAAAAATTTATTGAATACAAAATATCTTTTAACGAGTTAACAGAAATTAAACAGTTCAAACAGAAAAAAAACTTTACTGATTTAGACTCAAAGCAGCAAGAGCAAATTATAAACAAAATGTTCTTTGATAAAGTAATATCCATTGAAAAGATAAAAATTTTATTCTTTTTATTGACTTACTCACAAGAAGTAATAATAGTAAATGTAGGCGAAAAGAAAGCTGAAAAAGATTTTATAGGTTACGAAATAAGTAAGAGAAGAGGATACGAAGGTTTGAAATTATATAGAACTGTAGACGGAACAATGAAATCTAAACTTTATTCTGAAACCACGAAACTAGATGAGAAAAAAGTAAGTACGTATATTTATAAATCTTTTTTGAATGAATCATTACCTATTGATTCAAGTTTATCAAAGAATGTCACAAGAATTGAATTATTCAATCTAATGAATTTTAATGCATTTCATTTTGAGAAAGAATTAAATTTGATACCACGTAAAGATGTTATTTTTAAAACAAAATGGCCTTTATCTCCAATTAAAAAATTATCGATTGATATTATTAATGGGAATACACCATCCAAACAAGATGTTTCTTATTGGTCTGAAAATGATATACCTTGGTTAAATATACCTGAATTTCCTAAAGATACTATCTATGTAAATAGTTCGAATTTATATGTTTCAAACAAAGCTTTAGAGGATAGAAAAGTAAGAATTATACCTGTTAATTCAGTTTTAATCAGTTGCACTGCAACAATTGGACGTGTAGCTATAAATACAATTCAAATTACAACAAACCAACAAATTAACGCTATCATTTGTAATGAAGAAGAAATTTATCCAGAGTATTTAGGACATTTTCTAAATATGTATGGTTATAGAATGGCTGATCTAGTAAATAATCCAGGAGTAAAACACGTTAATTTAGGGGTTTTAAAAAGTTTTAAAATTCCTCATCCTCCAAAGAATATCCAGCAAAAAATTATTGATGAAATAACAATAATTGAAAAAGATGTAAATATGAAATCTTCAATACTAAAAACAAAAAGAGAAAATGTATTAAAAAAATATTTAGAATAG